A window of Roseovarius sp. THAF27 contains these coding sequences:
- a CDS encoding cold-shock protein → MSVEDSANGTRQLHGHVKWFDPVKGFGFVVADEGGPDILLHANVLRNFGQSSVADRAGILLTVQQTERGVQAVEVLEIKPPEDAEATGLADLEGIDPEVIRAAPLEPARVKWFDKGKGFGFANTFGRDEDVFVHIEVLRRSGLADLQPGEALAIRVIEGKRGRMATEVCGWEMAVKESKGS, encoded by the coding sequence GTGAGCGTGGAAGACTCGGCAAACGGCACCAGGCAATTGCATGGCCATGTAAAGTGGTTCGATCCCGTCAAGGGGTTCGGATTCGTCGTGGCTGACGAGGGCGGTCCGGACATCCTGCTGCACGCCAACGTTCTGCGCAATTTCGGTCAGAGCTCCGTCGCCGACCGTGCCGGCATCCTGCTGACGGTCCAGCAGACCGAACGCGGCGTCCAGGCGGTGGAGGTGCTGGAGATCAAGCCACCGGAGGATGCCGAGGCGACCGGGCTGGCGGATCTGGAAGGCATCGACCCCGAGGTGATCCGCGCCGCGCCGCTGGAACCGGCGCGGGTCAAGTGGTTCGACAAGGGCAAGGGGTTCGGTTTCGCCAACACGTTCGGACGGGACGAGGACGTGTTCGTTCACATAGAAGTGTTGCGCCGGTCGGGTCTTGCGGACTTGCAGCCGGGCGAGGCGCTTGCCATTCGTGTCATAGAAGGTAAACGCGGCCGCATGGCCACGGAGGTGTGTGGATGGGAAATGGCGGTCAAGGAATCCAAAGGCTCCTGA
- a CDS encoding DUF192 domain-containing protein — MGNGGQGIQRLLTGAAALVLMAGAAMGACREDKVDLRGDWGSASFTVELADDNAERSQGLMNRESMARSAGMLFAYPAPRPVRFWMRNTLIPLDMIFLDDTGTVQKVHHEAQPLDESLIYGGDAIQYVLEINGGMARQLGISEGTELRHPAIGAGAAAWPCDTE, encoded by the coding sequence ATGGGAAATGGCGGTCAAGGAATCCAAAGGCTCCTGACGGGTGCTGCGGCGCTGGTTCTGATGGCGGGGGCCGCGATGGGCGCCTGCCGCGAGGACAAGGTCGATCTGCGCGGCGACTGGGGCTCGGCCAGCTTTACCGTGGAACTGGCCGACGACAACGCTGAACGGTCCCAGGGCCTGATGAACCGCGAGAGCATGGCGCGTTCGGCGGGCATGCTGTTCGCCTATCCGGCCCCGCGTCCGGTGCGGTTCTGGATGCGCAACACGCTTATCCCGCTCGACATGATCTTTCTCGACGACACCGGCACGGTGCAGAAGGTGCATCACGAGGCGCAGCCCCTCGACGAGTCGCTGATCTACGGCGGCGACGCGATCCAGTACGTGCTGGAGATCAATGGCGGCATGGCACGGCAACTGGGCATTTCCGAAGGCACCGAGCTGCGCCATCCGGCGATCGGGGCCGGCGCCGCCGCCTGGCCCTGCGACACCGAATAG